Part of the Imperialibacter roseus genome, CCAACTATAGCGATGCACGTATACTGATAGGCCGAACATTTGCCTGGGAAGGGAAATATAACCTGGCAGCGCCAATACTTAAGGAAGGGCAACGGCGCAGTCCTAACTATGAAGATGTATACCTCGCCCTGGCTGATGTCTATTTCTGGGATGGCCAACTCGACTCTTCCCTGGTTTGGGCACAAGAGGGAAAAAAAAGGTTTCCTAATTCTACCGAGTTGGAAGAAAAGATAAAAAGGTTGAGCACCGTAAAATAAGCTATTGATAGTGGGCCGTTTTAGGAAAATCACATGAATCATTTGAAGTAAACAATATTGCCGCCATACTTTTTTCAATTGACACATAATTCACCTTACTTTAAAATTATGCATAAAGCCAATTCAGTACTTGCTTTCCTCTGTTTGTTGCTTCTCGTATCTGCCAATGTGAAAGCGCAGCAGGCAGACTCTTTGGCGGCGTATGATTCGGACGAATTGTTTGCTAAGGGCAGGGAGGCGTCTTTCGGCGGAAACCGTGAGAAAGGAAGGGTTTACCTGATGAAGGCGCTTGAAAAAAGTCCCGGCTATGCGGAGATAAGGGTTTTCCTTGCCAGGACATATTTGTGGGACGACATGCCAGATAAAGCCAAAGAAACACTTGCACCACTGCTCGACCAGGAACCCGTGGATTTGGGTGCGGCCAAAGTGATGTTTGATGCTGCCTATTGGAATGACGATTCGGAAACTGCTTTGCTGTGGGCCAACAAAGGGTTGGACAAAAACCCCACAGACAAGGACATGCTTATTAACAAGGCAAAAGCCCTCGGTGACCTGGAAAGGTACGACGAAGGGCTGGAGGTGCTCGACATCCTCTTGCAGCGGTTTCCCGGCGACAAGGCGGTACTTTCTCTTTGGGAGACTTTCAAAACCGCCAGGCGTGCCAATTCCATCACCGCTTCTGCCAGCTACGACTTTTATTCAAAGATATTTGGTAATGCCTCCCTCTACAGCCTGCAGTATGGCCGGAGAACTAGCATCGGTAGCATTTTTCTCAGAGCGAACGAATCCAACCGTTTCAGTACCAACGGATGGCAAATTGAAGCTGACGCCTATCCTTCCATAGCAAAAGGGGTGTACGCCTATCTCAA contains:
- a CDS encoding YaiO family outer membrane beta-barrel protein gives rise to the protein MHKANSVLAFLCLLLLVSANVKAQQADSLAAYDSDELFAKGREASFGGNREKGRVYLMKALEKSPGYAEIRVFLARTYLWDDMPDKAKETLAPLLDQEPVDLGAAKVMFDAAYWNDDSETALLWANKGLDKNPTDKDMLINKAKALGDLERYDEGLEVLDILLQRFPGDKAVLSLWETFKTARRANSITASASYDFYSKIFGNASLYSLQYGRRTSIGSIFLRANESNRFSTNGWQIEADAYPSIAKGVYAYLNYGFSPTSLFPNHRAGGEVYVSLPWAFEASGGFRYLYFGKDSGFIMYTGTLGKYYRSLWFSARVFITPDPAGASKSLGLQVRRYFSNANNYVGITGGFGFSPDFRNLQSNDGFSSSEIYKLKAWRIGMDYQQPVGNRWLLSGTLGYASQEYLFDVGNYVGISSCSVTARYQF